The Corynebacterium freiburgense region CGTTGGGAGCCGAAAAAAGCCAACCGATACAATACCGCGAGGATTATGGCCCCAATGGTAAGTGCAGGAACCCATAGTGAAAGGGGTGGTTGTACCATTCCTGGGCTTGGTTTGCCCAGTACTACTAACACCGCAACGGCTGAGGAAAGCACTGCTGACCAGATTAAATCGCCTGCGGTGGTGCGCCGGCCATCATAGTAAGCAGAAAGCGGCAGGGTAAACATAAGCGAAAGCACAAGGACAGGTTGGACCACCAGGAGTGTGCCATAACTTAACGCAATTACTTGGAATGCGTACCCAAGGAATGCAGTCCCAGTACCAGCCCACCACTTTGCGTGTTTTACCACTGTGAAAATTGGTATGTGTTTGAGCGGCTCCGTGTTTGCTGGTGCCGCGCTGGCAATGCGGTGCCTTACCACGGTCCCCCAGGCGAGGGTCATCGCGGAGGCAAGGGCAAAGAGCACAGCAAGAAAGTTGCTCTGCATTTACATAAGAATAGTTCACTTTGTATTTGGTATTGCTGTAAGCAGTGCGTGTTGTATGACATGAGCCTGATTTATCAGAATGTTTTGCTAGCTTGGGGGCTCTTTTGTTTTCTTTCGGTAGGGCCGAGTTACCATGTGCGTACATAATTTTTGTCGATGGACCGAAAGGCGGCAGCCAAGTGGCATTGGTTGTACAAAAATACGGTGGGTCCTCGCTGGAGAGTGCGGAACGTATTCGCTCAGTAGCCGAGCGGATCGTTGCAACGAAAAAGCAGGGCCATGATGTTGTTGTGGTCTGTTCGGCGATGGGCGACACAACAGATGAGCTGCTAGATCTTGCTGCTCAAGTAAATCCTGTCCCCCCGGCACGGGAAATGGATATGCTGCTTACCGCAGGTGAGCGAATTTCAAATGCACTTGTGGCAATGGCAATTGAGTCCTTTGGGGCAGAAGCGCAGTCCTTTACTGGTTCGCAGGCAGGCGTGCTTACTACTGAGCGTCATGGGAATGCACGAATTGTAGATGTTACTCCTGCACGTGTACGCGAAGCCCTCGATAACGGCAAGATTTGCCTGGTGGCTGGGTTCCAGGGCGTCAATAAGGATACTCGCGATGTGACCACATTGGGGCGTGGCGGTTCCGATACCACCGCAGTCGCTCTCGCTGCTGCCCTAAACGCAGATGTGTGCGAAATCTATTCTGATGTTGATGGCGTCTATACGGCAGATCCGCGCATTGTTTCGGATGCGCAAAAGCTCGAAAAATTGTCCTTTGAGGAAATGCTGGAGCTGGCTGCGGTTGGCTCAAAAATCCTCGTGTTGCGCAGTGTGGAGTATGCGCGCGCGTTTAATGTTCCGCTCCGCGTTCGTTCGTCATATAGTAATGATCCCGGCACACTTGTAGCTGGCTCAATGGAGGATATTCCCGTGGAAGAAGCAACACTCGCAGGTGTGGCCACTGATGTTTCAGAGGCAAAGGTAACGGTGCTGGGGATCCCAGATCTCCCAGGTGAGGCAGCAAAGGTCTTCCGTGTGATTGCGGATGCCGAAATTAATATTGATATGGTGCTGCAGAATATTTCCTCTCTTGAAGACGGCCGCACCGATATAACTTTTACCTGCCCACGTGCCGACGGTCCTTGCGCAATGGAGCTGCTCAAAAAGCTTCAGCTCGACGGTACCTGCAAAAACGTGCTTTACGACGACCAGATCGGCAAGGTTTCCTTGGTAGGTGCGGGTATGAAATCCCACCCTGGAGTAACCGCAGTATTCTGTGAAGCCCTGCGTGATGCTGGTGTGAATATTGAGCTCATTTCTACCTCAGAAATTCGTATTTCTGTACTAATCCGAGAGACCGAGGTAGAGAAGTCAGTTCGCGCATTACATGATGCATTCGAACTCGGCGGGGAAGAAGAAGCAACCGTGTATGCGGGTACTGGGCGCTAATACACTACTAAATCTATATTGAACCCCCACCTCGTGCCCCGAGTTGATTGTGGCACGAGGTGGGGTTCTGTTATTTCCTGCTTATGCAAAAGAAATCTAACGTGTGAAATATATTCAGTACTAATTGCATGCTATGAATAAAAATAAGGGGGTAGTTTCGGGGGTATTGATGGAAATATTGTGCAATAGGTGCACACGCTTTTAATCGGCACAGCTTTTTATTAGGAAATCCTGAGTCCCTGCGTGTTTGTGCGTGCTCCAGGGCATTATGAAATTTGATACCTATATTTAATGCTCAAGTAGCATTTATGCAGGTTTATGTATCGGATTGCTACCTATTTGCAGGCAATGCATTGCGTCTTAATGTTAAGTAAAGTGTCCAATGCGCTTAAGTTAATGCCAAGCTATTGCCTTTATTTATTAATGCTTTGCTTAGTGGAAATTTAGGTTTATAGGTGGCTTCAATGATTCAATTAAGGAAAGCTAATGAGTTTTGTATCTAAAGAAGGAAGGGGGGAATCTGTGATACTTATCAAAGGAAAGCAAGTGGCGACAATCGTCGCTGCTTTCTTTGCCGTGATCGCACTCATACTGTCAATGCTTGTAATGGCACCAGCTGCTCACGCGGTGACAGATGAAGATTTGGACGCGACTTCCCAAGAGAGTCCTGAGGGTACCGCTGGAGATGGTGACGGTGCGTCCAGGTCGGTTGCTACCGCTCCCGACCAAGAAAAACAGCCGCCTCTTGGTGATGAACCTAAGTCCCACAATCAGACAAGGGCGTTCAGAAGCCCAGGCTCACCCAAGAACTGGGCAAATGAGTACATTGAGTCGGTTGATGTATACAAATCTGGTAGCGCAACTCCATTGACCAGTCCGCCGGCAAAAGAAGCGGATTTAGTAGCTGGAACCGGAATAGTCTTGCAGATTAACTGGAGTGCTTTAGGTAAAGAACAAGCTGCGCCGGATGATGTGATCCATGTTGAACTACCACAATGGTTGACGCTGTCAAACAATATCAACCAATCTATGGGGAACGTTGGGGCGTGTAAAGGCGTTAGTGGACAACGACAAATTACTTGTACGTTTGTTCAACCACCAGATGGTTATCGCATTGAAAAGGGGTATCTGAAATTTACGGCAACCGCTGTAAAGACGGAGACGGCTCAAGCATTTAAGTTCGGTAATGTCGATGTAGACGCTTACTACTACCACACTGGCCGTAAGAGTGGCCCCGTCAAAGGTGTGGTGTACAATCCGGAAGCTGTTGGCGATGAGGTTAAAAAATCTGGTCAATATTCGTTTGAATACGATGTTAATGGTCAGAAATATAGCCAAATCGTATGGCATATCGTAATTCCCTCAAAAAAGGTCAATGAAATTGTAGATGCTGGTGGTGCCATCGAAATCACGGATACCCTCCAGCCCCTGACGGTTGTTGACCCTGATACGGGTAAAAATGTTGAATTACCTCATTACATCGCCCCTATGGCTCGGGGGCCATATAGCGTTCTTCGCCGTACTGGTGATTCATTGAACAAGGGTACTTGGGCAAATATTTCAGATGACGGCAAGTGTGCTCCAGGTAAAGAGTATGAACAAGCTGGTATTAAATGTGCTGAAAAGATTTACGGAAATGTACGCGATACGTGGCAGAATTTCCCTGGCAACCAAGGCGAAAACGTCGAATTTACTGGCGTAACTCCGGAAGGCAGCTGGGGCAAAGGAAAAACTTTTACTGCACGAGTCGAGAATTTAGTAAGGGATTCCGCATATCGTCTTAGTTTCTTCTCGGTTGTGCCAGCTGATTTATTGAAGCTGCGTAGCGAAGAAAGCCCTAAAGTTCAGAACACTGCACAGGTAAACGGTGTAAATGTTGAAACCAAAGATGGTGTTGCTGTTTATGTGAAGGGTGAGGTTGGTGCATCAATATATCCGAATGCTACTAACTTTGTAATTAAGAAGGAAGTGCTGCCAGACTTCCAGGATTCTGATGTCAAAGAATTCAAACTGCGCTACACCGTCGGGGATAAAACTGAGGAATGTAAAGTCGCACCTGGATCTGATTGTCGGATCGAAAAGGTGTCTCCTACTACCCCGGTGACGATTGAAGAGCTGGCGGTAGAAGGTTCGAAGTTGAAGTGGCAGCCGGGTGTATTTACGCATGTAAACCAAGGCGCCAACAAGACACAAGTTGAAATAAATGGAAATAGGGCAACGATTGCTCAGCCAGCTCCCGGTGAGCGAGTTGTTCTCCTTTTGAGTAATACTTACTCCGATAAGACGGGTTCATTGCAGATTAAAAAGTCTGTTCAAGGTCTGGATAACCCGGATCTTGTCGGTGAAAATGTCCAAGTAGATTACACATGTGTGCCTGCAGGAGAACCGGAAGATTCGGAACCTTCAATTCGTGTGACAGTTCCCACTAATGGTGAAATCAAGGAAATCCCAAACATTCCTGTTGGGTATGAGTGCTACGTTCAAGAAAACGTAAACTCTGGTGAAATCGAAGGCCATCGTATTGCTGTAAAGTATGAGCCGGAGAGCCGCAAGGTCACTATTAAAGAGGGGCAAGGCGAAAACGGCAGCAACTTAGTGACCATTAACAATACCTATACGCTGGAAACAGCGGCGCTGAGTATTAAAAAAGTAATCGCTGGCGAACGCCCGCAGGGCTTGAACGATGACACTGAGTTCACCGTCAAGTATCAGTGCAATGCTGATAGTAAAGATGGAAAGGTTAAGGCTAACCAGCTTGCTGAATTAAAGATCAACGCCAAGGGCGATGTCACTGAGGGGCCTGAGTTCCCGCACCACACGCGTTGTTCCGTAAAAGAAGAAAAGACGGATGCGCCGAAGTTCGAAGATTATGGTTTTACCGCTGATCTGGGTAAGGAAGTTGTGATTGGTAGGGATGCTGATGCAAACACAATCACAGTAACCAATACCTTTAAGAAGGACGAGGCGAAGTTCCGCGTCACTAAAGCAATCTCCGGAGATGCTCAGGATATTGCCGCAGCAAAGACTTACGAGTTCGAGTACACATGTGGTCAAGAAACCGGTAGGTTGCAGGTCACTGGTGCTGGCACGGTCGAGTCTGACAAGGCTTTCCCAGTTGGAACGGAATGCGCTGTACAGGAATTAGGCACAGAGCCAAATGGTGCTGCCCAGATTGAAAACCATATTTTGAATGTGGAGCCAAATGGTGAGCAGCGTTTTGTAGTTGGCAAGGGTGAAAATCCCACGTTTACTAACAACTACACCGTAAAGAAGGCCAAGTTTGCTGTGGTTAAAACAGCAGAAGGTGAGAACGGTAAAGCTCGTGAGTTGACCTACCAGTTCGATTACGTCTGTGGTGGTGTCAATGGGACTGTTAATGCCAAGGCTGATGGCGTGCCGGTGGAATCCGACAATGAATTCCCGGTAGGTACTCGGTGCGATATTACTGAGCGGCATCAACCTGGAATCATCGATGGATATGAAGATGTAACCGAGCCCAGTGCGCGGATGAAGCAAGTTGAAATCGGTGTTGACCAAGTTGTTCGCGCTGAGTTTAAGAATTCATATGCTCGTGAAATGGGCAAGTTCCGTGTAACTAAGAAGGTTGTCAAGGATGCTGAATTGGCTATTCCAGGCGAATTCACAGTTGACTACCGTTGCACCAAGGACGGCGAAGAAGCTAAAGAAGGCACTTTAGTTGTTCCTGCAGATGGTTCGGTTGATTCTGAAGAATTACCGACTGGCTATGCCTGTGTGATTACTGGTGAAAAGGATGACCAAGGTCAAGCCCAAGCTCCTGGTGCAACTTTGGTTACGGAGATCGGTTCTGGCGTAAAGATCGCCAAGGGTAATGTGCCGGAGATTCAGGTAACCAATACCTATAGTAAGGATTTTGGGCAGTTCACCATTACTAAGTCGGTGGTTGATCCAGATGGTATTGCTGAAGGCAAGGTCTTTGAGTTTAACTATGTTTGTACGCCTCCGGAGCATCGCAAGGATGAAACGCCTGTCGAGGGAACGCTCAAGGTAAAGGCTGGCGAAAGTGCTACCTCTCCAAAGATTCCTGCGGAATTTAGCTGCACCATTACTGAAGTTGGTGCTGAGATCACTGACTCCAACTTGGTTACCACTGGCTTGGACAGCAAGCTGGTGATCGAGAAGGACGGTGGCCCAAAGGTTGATGTCGAAAACACGTATTCGCAGTGGAAAGGCACACTGGAGGTTTCTAAGGAGATTTCCGGTTCTGAAGCTGTCAAGAAAGCAGTAGGTGACCACCAGTTCGATGTTTCATACATTTGTATGAAGAACGGAAAGGAAACCAATAAGGGAACACTTAAGGTCAAGGCTGGTGAAACTGTAACTGTTCCAGGCGTCGTAGCGAATTCCGAATGTACGGTGACAGAGAATCCAGATTCCGCTGCTGTTGGAGAACTCCGCTTCGAACCTGGCGCTTCCACTACAAAGGTTGTTGCTTCCAAGATTGTTGCTGATGGTGGTGTCGGTGCAGCCAAGTTGATCAATGCATACGTTGAGCTCGGTAAATTCGCCGTGGCTAAGCGCGTTGAAGGTGTCCACGGTGGAGCTGATGACAAAGAATTCAAGTTCAACTACACCTGTGGTGCTGATTCTGGAATGCTCACCGTTCGTGGTAACGGCACTCCCGTTGGTTCAGACAAGGTATTCCCGGTGGGTACGGAGTGCACCATTACGGAGGACGCTGATTCTGCAACCATTGCAGACCATGCTGACGTAACCCCTGGAGCGGAGCGCGTTAAGAAGGTCACGATTGGTGCTGGCGCCCCAACTATTGTTGGATTCACCAATACATATTCCCGCGATATGGGTAAATTCCAGGTCGCCAAGAAGGTTGTCACTAACGCAGCCGACCTTAAGATTCCTGGCGAGTTTAAAGTTGACTATCGCTGCACCAAGGACGGCGAAGAAGCCAAGGAAGGCACTTTGACTGTTCCGAATAATGGTTCAGTTGAGTCCGAGGAAATGCCTACGGGTTACTCCTGCGTGGTTACTCGTGAGCATGATGCTCAAGCTCCTGGTGCAACTTTGGTTACGGAGATCAGTTCTGGCGTAAAGATCGCCAAGGGAAGTGTCCCTGCTGTTCAGGTGACCAATACTTATAGTAAGAACTTTGGAGAATTCACCATTACTAAGTCGGTGGTTGATCCAGATCGCATCGCCGATGGCAAGGTGTTTGAGTTTAACTATGTTTGTACGCCTCCGGAGCATCGCAAGGATGAAACGCCTGTCGAGGGAACGCTCAAGGTAAAGGCTGGCGAAAGTGCTACCTCTCCAAAGATTCCTGCAGAGTTTAGCTGCACCATTACTGAAGTTGGTGCTGAGATCACTGACTCCAACTTGGTTACCACTGGCTTGGACAGCAAACTGGTGATCGAGACCGATAAGAATGGCAAGGTTGAGGTTGAGAACAAGTACTCGCAATGGAAAGGCACGCTCAAGATCTCCAAGGTGATCATTGGCACCCCTGCTGTTGAAAAGCTCGTGGGAGACCGTGAGTTTGATATTTCGCTGAAGTGTGTCAAGAACGGTCGGACGACCAACGAGGATCGTGTGAAGGTGAAGGTAGGAGAGACCGTCACCGTCAATGGTATTGTCGCTAATTCGGTTTGTACTGTTGAGGAAAATACCGATGCGGTTGACGTCCAAGGCTTGCGCTTCCTTAAGGATTCTTCTATTACGCGTATCGACGCCCCGAAGATCACCGCCGATGGTGGTGTCACTGAGGCACAGATTCAAAACGCGTATGCTGAGCTCGGCCATCTATCAGTAGTGAAGGAAGTCACCGGATTAACTGGAAATGTTGGCCGCATCGATCGCGAATTTGAAATTGTCGCAACCTGGACAGATAACGGTGAGACAGTTGAGAAGGAATTCACGGTTCGTGATGGTGAGGAATTTAAAGATTTCCCACCGTTGCCGGTAGGTACCAAGGTAACTTTGAAGGAAAAGCATCCTGGTAACAACATTGTTCAGCAATGGCGCACGCCGGGCTTTACTAGTGACCGAGTTGGCGCGGTCGTCGATAATCGCGATGGCACTGCTGTGGTTACCATTGTCGGCGATACCCCAGCGGACAAGCCGCTTCAGGTGAAACTGAAGAACACAAGTAACCCACCATGGTGGTGGTTGCTGGCACCGTTCGCAATCCTCGGACTTGGCAATAATGGCAACCAAAATGGTGGACCAAATGACGGTGGTGGAAACCAGAACGGTGGGACCAACCAGAACGGTGGAGCCGGTGATTCATCGAAGTCCGGCACCTCTGCCAAATCCAATGGAGCAACACTTGCAAGGACGGGTGCATCCGTACTCGGGGTACTTGCCCTCGCAGGTTTGGTCACAGCCGCAGGTATCTTTATGGTTCGACGTAGTCGTAAGCAAAATTAGATAGCTACGGTATAAACAATCGAGGCGCCCACGGTTTTCTGTACAGAAACTGTGGGCGTTTCTGCCTAAGATGAGCCTTCTTTAGGCAAAAGCTAATGTCTAGCTTGGGTAAAAATCAGAATTTTTACTCGCATAAATGGTCCTACTGTCTTCATGCCTGCCCAAAGCTCGGGCCTTGAAAAATAACCTTTCCTATTTGCTCAGGGGATTTACTTGATGAAGGTCACTTTCTTAGCAATTCTGTGCGATTAATTTCACCATATTTCCTGAGTTTAGGCAGTGTAAAAGCTGAGTGCTATCTTTGGAGAGAATGTGTACAGCACTCTTCTTGCGTTGTGGGTTTTCCATTGCAGGAACGCAGTATTACAAGGAAAGAAAATGGATAGAATCTTGTGGCGAAGATCGGGAAATGCATTCCCGAGAATGCTCTTCGCGTGTATTGCAGTTTTAGCGGTTGTAGCACAAGCCTTACTAGTTGTTCCAGCTGCTTATGCGGAGATTGACAAGGCAGTCAAGATTTCGAATTTAACGTTGGTCGCTTCTACCCGAAATGATGGCGATAGGCCAGATGAAATTCTGGAAGTGGGGAAGAATGTCGCAAACCTTAAGTTCGATTATGATGCTTCAGGTGCTCGTCTTAGAGAAGGGGATCAATTCTCCATAGGTTTTAATACTGAGCATTTTCGTGGCCTAGACCCAGGTAAAAGCATTGACGTGTCAAGCTCCGATGGCGAAGTGCTTGGAACATGCAGCGTAAAGCTCGAAGAGCTGTTGTGTACGTTTAATCAGCATGCTCAATCCCTGAAAGACAAGGGTAAAACTGGGTTCCATGGCAAAGGCTTTGTCAAACTTGAAGTGCTCAAGGAGTATGAGGGTGCTTCACTGTCGTTTACGGTGAATGGTGACAACGTTGATGTTTCCGTGCCCTTTGGAAAAATACTGGGGCAGAAAACGCAGTACAATGCATATAAGTTCCATAAGGTTGCTACCCCGATTAATGGTGCTTCAAAGAATGTAAATTGGGTCATTAATTTTG contains the following coding sequences:
- a CDS encoding DMT family transporter, producing the protein MQSNFLAVLFALASAMTLAWGTVVRHRIASAAPANTEPLKHIPIFTVVKHAKWWAGTGTAFLGYAFQVIALSYGTLLVVQPVLVLSLMFTLPLSAYYDGRRTTAGDLIWSAVLSSAVAVLVVLGKPSPGMVQPPLSLWVPALTIGAIILAVLYRLAFFGSQRVRAVLLGIVTSAIFGYVAVLSKAAVNIAIHQGPVGLLTNWEPFAVIIAATLATAMQQSSFHADALENSLPAMTISGPIVAFILGYLVLGEKFQVSGWEWFWIIASLVSMIVAAMALSRSSASVR
- a CDS encoding aspartate kinase translates to MALVVQKYGGSSLESAERIRSVAERIVATKKQGHDVVVVCSAMGDTTDELLDLAAQVNPVPPAREMDMLLTAGERISNALVAMAIESFGAEAQSFTGSQAGVLTTERHGNARIVDVTPARVREALDNGKICLVAGFQGVNKDTRDVTTLGRGGSDTTAVALAAALNADVCEIYSDVDGVYTADPRIVSDAQKLEKLSFEEMLELAAVGSKILVLRSVEYARAFNVPLRVRSSYSNDPGTLVAGSMEDIPVEEATLAGVATDVSEAKVTVLGIPDLPGEAAKVFRVIADAEINIDMVLQNISSLEDGRTDITFTCPRADGPCAMELLKKLQLDGTCKNVLYDDQIGKVSLVGAGMKSHPGVTAVFCEALRDAGVNIELISTSEIRISVLIRETEVEKSVRALHDAFELGGEEEATVYAGTGR
- a CDS encoding DUF5979 domain-containing protein gives rise to the protein MSFVSKEGRGESVILIKGKQVATIVAAFFAVIALILSMLVMAPAAHAVTDEDLDATSQESPEGTAGDGDGASRSVATAPDQEKQPPLGDEPKSHNQTRAFRSPGSPKNWANEYIESVDVYKSGSATPLTSPPAKEADLVAGTGIVLQINWSALGKEQAAPDDVIHVELPQWLTLSNNINQSMGNVGACKGVSGQRQITCTFVQPPDGYRIEKGYLKFTATAVKTETAQAFKFGNVDVDAYYYHTGRKSGPVKGVVYNPEAVGDEVKKSGQYSFEYDVNGQKYSQIVWHIVIPSKKVNEIVDAGGAIEITDTLQPLTVVDPDTGKNVELPHYIAPMARGPYSVLRRTGDSLNKGTWANISDDGKCAPGKEYEQAGIKCAEKIYGNVRDTWQNFPGNQGENVEFTGVTPEGSWGKGKTFTARVENLVRDSAYRLSFFSVVPADLLKLRSEESPKVQNTAQVNGVNVETKDGVAVYVKGEVGASIYPNATNFVIKKEVLPDFQDSDVKEFKLRYTVGDKTEECKVAPGSDCRIEKVSPTTPVTIEELAVEGSKLKWQPGVFTHVNQGANKTQVEINGNRATIAQPAPGERVVLLLSNTYSDKTGSLQIKKSVQGLDNPDLVGENVQVDYTCVPAGEPEDSEPSIRVTVPTNGEIKEIPNIPVGYECYVQENVNSGEIEGHRIAVKYEPESRKVTIKEGQGENGSNLVTINNTYTLETAALSIKKVIAGERPQGLNDDTEFTVKYQCNADSKDGKVKANQLAELKINAKGDVTEGPEFPHHTRCSVKEEKTDAPKFEDYGFTADLGKEVVIGRDADANTITVTNTFKKDEAKFRVTKAISGDAQDIAAAKTYEFEYTCGQETGRLQVTGAGTVESDKAFPVGTECAVQELGTEPNGAAQIENHILNVEPNGEQRFVVGKGENPTFTNNYTVKKAKFAVVKTAEGENGKARELTYQFDYVCGGVNGTVNAKADGVPVESDNEFPVGTRCDITERHQPGIIDGYEDVTEPSARMKQVEIGVDQVVRAEFKNSYAREMGKFRVTKKVVKDAELAIPGEFTVDYRCTKDGEEAKEGTLVVPADGSVDSEELPTGYACVITGEKDDQGQAQAPGATLVTEIGSGVKIAKGNVPEIQVTNTYSKDFGQFTITKSVVDPDGIAEGKVFEFNYVCTPPEHRKDETPVEGTLKVKAGESATSPKIPAEFSCTITEVGAEITDSNLVTTGLDSKLVIEKDGGPKVDVENTYSQWKGTLEVSKEISGSEAVKKAVGDHQFDVSYICMKNGKETNKGTLKVKAGETVTVPGVVANSECTVTENPDSAAVGELRFEPGASTTKVVASKIVADGGVGAAKLINAYVELGKFAVAKRVEGVHGGADDKEFKFNYTCGADSGMLTVRGNGTPVGSDKVFPVGTECTITEDADSATIADHADVTPGAERVKKVTIGAGAPTIVGFTNTYSRDMGKFQVAKKVVTNAADLKIPGEFKVDYRCTKDGEEAKEGTLTVPNNGSVESEEMPTGYSCVVTREHDAQAPGATLVTEISSGVKIAKGSVPAVQVTNTYSKNFGEFTITKSVVDPDRIADGKVFEFNYVCTPPEHRKDETPVEGTLKVKAGESATSPKIPAEFSCTITEVGAEITDSNLVTTGLDSKLVIETDKNGKVEVENKYSQWKGTLKISKVIIGTPAVEKLVGDREFDISLKCVKNGRTTNEDRVKVKVGETVTVNGIVANSVCTVEENTDAVDVQGLRFLKDSSITRIDAPKITADGGVTEAQIQNAYAELGHLSVVKEVTGLTGNVGRIDREFEIVATWTDNGETVEKEFTVRDGEEFKDFPPLPVGTKVTLKEKHPGNNIVQQWRTPGFTSDRVGAVVDNRDGTAVVTIVGDTPADKPLQVKLKNTSNPPWWWLLAPFAILGLGNNGNQNGGPNDGGGNQNGGTNQNGGAGDSSKSGTSAKSNGATLARTGASVLGVLALAGLVTAAGIFMVRRSRKQN